The following are encoded together in the Geobacter sulfurreducens PCA genome:
- a CDS encoding creatininase family protein gives MIIETMTMVEFEEGLRATRTVLVPFGSVEEHGSHLPLSTDTIQAYEVGKKAARLIPLFVAPPVHYGSCRSTSCHPGTISITTGTLKSLMKDIVRSLYQQGLRNVIILTGHAGGSHRMALQDAGEELLPELPELNIAVVTEYELAYHEGKSIIETEGDSHAGEIETSRIMHSHPDLVKGCAEREFPSFPPGLLVRNKRKYWPGGVWGDPSKASVEKGRLIEDLVVAKIVQLARTLEAFKE, from the coding sequence ATGATCATCGAAACCATGACCATGGTCGAATTCGAAGAAGGGCTCCGGGCCACCCGGACCGTGCTGGTCCCGTTCGGCTCGGTGGAGGAACACGGTTCGCACCTGCCGCTTTCCACGGACACCATCCAGGCCTATGAAGTGGGCAAAAAAGCTGCACGGCTCATCCCGCTGTTCGTGGCCCCGCCGGTTCACTATGGCTCGTGCCGTTCAACCTCATGCCATCCAGGCACCATTTCCATCACTACCGGCACCCTGAAATCCCTCATGAAGGACATCGTCCGGTCGCTCTACCAGCAGGGGCTGCGCAATGTCATCATCCTCACCGGCCATGCCGGCGGTTCTCATCGGATGGCCCTCCAGGATGCGGGTGAGGAACTCCTGCCCGAACTGCCGGAGCTGAACATCGCCGTTGTCACCGAATACGAGCTGGCGTACCACGAGGGGAAAAGCATCATCGAAACCGAGGGCGACTCCCATGCCGGCGAGATCGAAACCTCGCGCATCATGCACTCCCACCCGGACCTCGTGAAGGGCTGTGCCGAGCGGGAATTTCCCAGCTTTCCGCCGGGCCTGCTGGTGCGCAACAAGCGGAAATACTGGCCCGGCGGCGTGTGGGGCGATCCTTCCAAAGCCAGCGTGGAAAAAGGCCGCCTGATCGAAGATTTGGTGGTTGCCAAAATCGTCCAGCTCGCCCGCACCCTGGAAGCGTTCAAGGAATAG
- a CDS encoding metallophosphoesterase family protein, producing the protein MTRYRFFHTADIHLGKTYRTSTGEAERYEDFFRMLGSIVSDAIAARVDFVLIAGDLFHTGQILPRTFARTIETLQPLKNAGIPCIAVEGNHDWIHRRDSISWMEALSQMGYIHLLRPSRTETGGYRFSPFDYEQGMGGHIEVNGVNIYGLGYIGTQAGAHVARICEAITTTNNILLFHVGVWTYSPVEIGNMKPEEALPLADVFDYVALGHGHKPYIIATPEGRAYAFNPGSPECVNFGEEKYDKGYYLVTVNDGVYTHEFRPTNPRPMLVTTIDLDGAGDAETALTRFRNVVAAKIASFSDDRQPLLEIKLTGRVGFHPFELGRERLRLALEEICNPLHVEIKNHLSLVTAGGGAESEKKSLAEIEREVLRELISAKSEYKGREDELVRLSLAIRDQVLKGETDGEELLGLLMREPA; encoded by the coding sequence ATGACGAGATACCGTTTTTTCCACACCGCCGACATCCACCTCGGCAAAACCTACCGCACATCCACCGGTGAGGCTGAACGCTACGAAGACTTCTTCCGCATGCTCGGCAGCATTGTGTCCGACGCCATTGCGGCAAGGGTCGATTTCGTTCTGATTGCTGGCGACCTCTTCCACACCGGGCAGATTCTCCCCCGTACCTTCGCCCGGACCATCGAGACACTTCAGCCGCTCAAGAACGCCGGCATCCCCTGCATTGCCGTGGAAGGGAACCACGACTGGATACACCGCCGCGACAGCATCTCGTGGATGGAAGCGCTGTCGCAGATGGGTTATATCCACCTGCTGCGCCCCAGCCGTACTGAGACCGGCGGCTACCGCTTCAGTCCCTTTGATTACGAACAGGGCATGGGCGGCCACATCGAGGTCAACGGAGTCAACATCTACGGCCTCGGCTACATCGGCACCCAGGCGGGCGCCCACGTAGCGCGCATCTGCGAGGCTATCACCACCACGAATAACATCCTCCTCTTCCATGTGGGTGTCTGGACCTACTCACCGGTTGAGATCGGCAACATGAAGCCGGAGGAGGCGCTCCCCCTGGCCGATGTCTTCGACTACGTGGCCTTGGGCCACGGCCACAAGCCCTACATCATCGCCACCCCGGAAGGCCGCGCTTACGCCTTCAATCCCGGCTCCCCCGAATGCGTCAACTTTGGCGAGGAAAAGTACGACAAGGGGTATTACCTCGTTACTGTCAATGACGGAGTCTATACCCATGAGTTTCGGCCGACCAATCCCCGCCCCATGCTGGTGACCACCATTGACCTGGATGGCGCCGGAGATGCGGAAACGGCTCTGACGCGGTTCCGCAACGTGGTTGCCGCAAAGATCGCATCGTTCAGCGATGACCGTCAGCCGCTCCTGGAGATCAAGCTCACCGGCCGGGTCGGCTTCCACCCCTTTGAGCTGGGGCGGGAACGGCTTCGCCTGGCCCTTGAGGAGATCTGCAACCCTCTCCATGTGGAGATCAAGAACCACCTCTCCCTGGTCACTGCCGGGGGGGGCGCAGAATCCGAAAAGAAGAGCCTCGCCGAGATCGAGCGGGAGGTGCTCAGGGAGTTGATATCCGCCAAGAGCGAGTACAAGGGGCGGGAGGATGAACTGGTGCGGCTCTCCCTGGCGATCCGCGACCAGGTGCTCAAGGGGGAGACGGACGGCGAAGAGTTGCTGGGACTTCTGATGCGGGAGCCTGCCTGA
- a CDS encoding 7-carboxy-7-deazaguanine synthase QueE, protein MSKPGAELEEVFSSVQGEGMLIGLRQVFIRFRGCNLTCDYCDTPAGTPAEPCRIEQTPGRRDFVPADNPVSLDRVAALVEGWQRGWPGVHDSISITGGEPLLRHDILMQWLPVLREHLPVYLETNGVMHAALGLVINHVDIIGMDIKIPSTSGCTDLWDDHRQFLEIANTRRAFIKIVVGEETEDWEITRASEIIAGVNRDIPLILQPVTRAGDTLGIKPVKALELQELACRYLAEVRIIPQTHRFMGQL, encoded by the coding sequence ATGAGTAAACCCGGAGCCGAACTTGAGGAGGTTTTCTCCTCGGTCCAGGGGGAGGGGATGCTCATTGGCCTGCGCCAGGTATTCATCCGATTCCGGGGGTGCAACCTGACCTGCGACTACTGCGACACCCCGGCGGGTACGCCGGCCGAGCCGTGTCGCATCGAGCAGACCCCGGGCCGGCGCGACTTCGTTCCCGCGGACAACCCGGTCTCCCTCGATCGGGTGGCGGCGCTGGTGGAAGGGTGGCAGCGGGGCTGGCCCGGCGTGCACGATTCCATCAGCATCACCGGCGGCGAACCGCTCCTGAGGCACGATATTCTCATGCAGTGGCTGCCGGTCCTGAGAGAACATCTTCCCGTCTACCTGGAAACCAACGGCGTCATGCACGCGGCCCTGGGACTGGTGATCAACCATGTCGACATCATCGGCATGGACATCAAAATTCCGTCCACCTCGGGCTGCACCGACCTCTGGGACGACCACCGCCAATTCCTCGAAATAGCGAACACCCGCCGGGCGTTCATCAAAATCGTCGTGGGGGAGGAAACGGAAGACTGGGAAATCACCCGGGCCAGCGAGATCATAGCCGGCGTGAATCGGGACATTCCCCTGATCCTCCAGCCGGTCACCCGGGCCGGCGACACCCTCGGCATCAAGCCGGTCAAGGCGCTGGAGTTGCAGGAGCTGGCCTGCCGGTACCTGGCCGAGGTCCGGATCATCCCCCAGACCCACCGGTTCATGGGGCAGCTGTAA
- a CDS encoding AAA family ATPase, with amino-acid sequence MRILSIHLKNIKSHRDTELTFSAGINVLSGPNGVGKSTVFEAIGYALFGVDARDFVSNVDRFLSIGTKKGEIAVAFCTDAGETWRVTRTVGTPAKWLLAREQGGAFEVEEHARIEETEARIAELLGLDNGRPLAEQFKLVIGPFQNEFLGPFVIKQPTKRQEAFDEILGIDAWRKTYKSTSSLLSAVQEKIKIIAVEIEAKEAQVAVLPEREDELAKIKTDAEALRKVLSSQADALRDVEKQLVELDDQEKGIAALQAEIQILVNRITDGEGKIKDQGQRVGEAEKAGGVLEQTRAGKEAFERAESRLAELVSKDKQRREVEKDVTRLENETQRLTQAVEHEQKEIEGEGRRLREEEDALAKARNELEPDRKVVDTAGRLPGLRDEINRVRSEKGLLEGRRIGLLEGQEKLGEGTCPFFKEPCRNVAGTTPKDVFTTRIAELDRKMQALTEALGKLSVEVADAEAAEKQLAALTVRSQELHKQTMGLVERRARNEKRVATLQTLSTQQIEAATRAKARRDDLQVFAGLDHEIERATAERGRFQADRDAYHAHEKDALDLDNRRQTLEKMLRLLDELQKQLIGKKEELIRLQETYKPGQHKEARDQKDRLVAQVASLGQQIENLEKDRKRLEDEIGKLKLLKDEIGRKQAERNSFEQKEKLVKFLRNQVFKNVSAQLSERFREEISLRADRIYRTIAEADEELVWSENYQIVLRDMTDGVVRERSDDQLSGGQTMSAVVALRLALLQTIGARIAFFDEPTSNLDASRRENLATAFRAIDVGREEVTEHWYDQLFLISHDVAFTEITDQMIQLGE; translated from the coding sequence ATGCGGATACTCTCCATCCATCTGAAGAACATAAAATCCCACCGCGACACGGAGCTGACCTTCTCCGCCGGTATCAATGTCCTTTCCGGCCCCAACGGCGTCGGCAAGAGCACGGTGTTCGAGGCGATCGGCTACGCTCTGTTCGGGGTGGACGCCCGGGACTTCGTCTCCAACGTGGACCGGTTTCTCTCCATCGGCACCAAGAAGGGAGAGATCGCCGTCGCCTTCTGCACGGATGCCGGAGAAACCTGGCGGGTGACCCGAACCGTCGGCACCCCGGCCAAGTGGCTCCTGGCCAGGGAGCAGGGTGGGGCCTTCGAGGTGGAGGAGCACGCCCGAATCGAAGAAACCGAGGCCCGCATCGCCGAACTCCTCGGTCTCGACAACGGCCGTCCCCTGGCGGAGCAGTTCAAACTGGTGATCGGCCCCTTCCAGAACGAATTCCTCGGCCCATTCGTCATCAAGCAGCCCACCAAACGCCAGGAGGCCTTCGACGAGATCCTCGGCATCGATGCCTGGCGCAAGACCTACAAGAGCACCAGCTCGCTCCTCTCCGCTGTGCAGGAAAAAATCAAGATTATCGCCGTGGAGATTGAGGCGAAAGAAGCCCAGGTTGCGGTCCTGCCCGAGCGTGAGGATGAACTGGCAAAGATAAAAACCGATGCCGAGGCGCTCCGGAAAGTCCTTTCATCACAAGCGGATGCCCTGCGGGACGTGGAGAAGCAGCTGGTCGAGCTCGATGACCAGGAAAAGGGAATAGCCGCGCTCCAGGCCGAGATCCAGATCCTCGTTAACCGCATCACTGATGGCGAAGGCAAGATCAAGGATCAGGGGCAAAGGGTAGGGGAGGCGGAGAAGGCCGGCGGGGTTCTGGAGCAGACGCGGGCGGGCAAGGAGGCTTTCGAACGGGCCGAATCGCGGCTGGCGGAGTTGGTGAGTAAAGACAAACAGCGTCGAGAGGTCGAGAAGGACGTTACCCGCCTTGAAAATGAGACCCAGCGCCTGACGCAGGCAGTCGAGCATGAACAGAAGGAGATTGAAGGGGAGGGGCGCCGCCTCAGAGAGGAAGAGGACGCCCTTGCCAAAGCCCGGAACGAACTAGAGCCGGACCGGAAGGTGGTGGACACGGCTGGCCGGCTGCCAGGACTTCGCGACGAGATCAATCGCGTTCGCTCGGAAAAGGGACTCCTGGAAGGGCGCCGCATCGGACTTCTGGAGGGGCAGGAGAAGCTTGGCGAAGGGACATGCCCCTTTTTCAAGGAGCCCTGCCGGAACGTGGCCGGAACCACGCCGAAAGACGTGTTCACCACGAGGATTGCCGAGCTTGACCGGAAGATGCAGGCACTCACCGAGGCCTTGGGCAAACTATCCGTAGAGGTGGCTGACGCCGAGGCGGCCGAGAAACAGCTTGCCGCCCTGACAGTCCGGAGCCAGGAACTGCACAAACAGACGATGGGCTTGGTTGAACGCCGCGCCAGAAATGAAAAACGCGTCGCTACGTTGCAGACATTGTCAACGCAACAGATCGAAGCGGCCACCCGGGCTAAAGCGCGCAGGGACGATCTTCAGGTCTTTGCCGGCCTTGACCATGAGATTGAACGTGCAACCGCAGAGCGGGGCCGGTTCCAGGCCGACCGCGATGCCTACCATGCCCACGAAAAGGATGCCCTGGATCTGGATAACCGGCGCCAGACCCTGGAGAAGATGCTCCGGCTCCTGGATGAGTTGCAGAAGCAACTCATCGGGAAGAAAGAGGAACTTATCCGGCTTCAGGAAACCTATAAACCGGGCCAGCACAAGGAAGCCCGTGACCAGAAAGACCGGCTGGTAGCGCAAGTCGCCTCGCTAGGCCAGCAGATCGAAAATCTGGAGAAGGACCGGAAGCGCCTTGAGGATGAAATCGGCAAACTGAAGCTGCTTAAAGACGAGATTGGGCGGAAGCAGGCCGAGAGGAACTCCTTCGAACAGAAGGAGAAACTCGTCAAATTCCTCCGCAACCAGGTCTTCAAGAACGTCTCAGCCCAACTCTCGGAGCGGTTCCGGGAGGAAATCAGCCTCCGCGCCGACCGGATCTACCGCACCATTGCCGAGGCCGATGAGGAACTGGTCTGGTCCGAGAACTACCAGATCGTGCTGCGAGACATGACGGACGGCGTTGTTCGCGAACGGAGCGACGACCAGCTCTCCGGCGGCCAGACCATGAGCGCCGTAGTGGCCCTGCGGCTGGCACTGCTTCAGACCATCGGCGCCCGGATCGCATTTTTTGACGAACCGACATCCAACCTTGATGCCTCGCGGCGGGAAAACCTGGCCACCGCATTCCGCGCCATCGATGTAGGCCGGGAAGAGGTCACCGAACACTGGTACGACCAACTGTTCCTCATCAGCCATGATGTAGCCTTCACCGAGATTACGGATCAGATGATTCAACTGGGCGAGTGA
- a CDS encoding plasmid partition protein ParG: MSAELLEGQMPLFDVPAPAEKSEAPAAEPAVKEARKSTKKKAAPEPVTTARRAKEKTKKAPAKGSAKAVGPRGGRGLSGLVPEGDVRLTANMREDIHLKLKIAAARQRTTIGEILEELVEKYIK; the protein is encoded by the coding sequence ATGAGTGCGGAGCTTCTCGAAGGCCAGATGCCCCTGTTCGACGTCCCTGCCCCTGCTGAAAAAAGTGAAGCGCCCGCTGCCGAACCGGCAGTGAAGGAAGCGCGAAAGTCGACAAAGAAGAAGGCGGCGCCGGAGCCGGTAACGACTGCGCGGCGTGCCAAGGAAAAAACGAAAAAAGCGCCGGCCAAGGGCAGTGCGAAGGCGGTTGGCCCCCGGGGAGGCAGAGGACTGTCGGGGCTCGTGCCCGAAGGGGACGTGCGGCTTACGGCCAACATGAGAGAGGACATCCACCTGAAGCTCAAGATAGCCGCGGCCCGTCAACGGACGACCATTGGCGAGATACTTGAAGAATTGGTGGAGAAGTATATTAAATAA
- the amrS gene encoding AmmeMemoRadiSam system radical SAM enzyme, translating into MREAMFYERLNDNLVRCGLCRHHCQIGDGARGICAVRENRGGTLYSLVYGKLVAENVDPIEKKPLFHVLPASRSFSIATVGCNFRCRHCQNYSISQVPPKAPIVGEDHSPQSVIRKAQATGCRSIAYTYTEPTIFFEFAYDTARLAKEAGLLNVFVTNGYISKKALATAAPYLDAANIDLKGFSEGFYRDYIHARLSEVLDSIVEHRKLDIWLELTTLIIPGLNDSDEELQGIASFIAGNLGVDTPWHVTQFYPTYQLTDRPRTPVATLRRARDIGKAAGLRYVYEGNVPGEGGENTFCPSCAALLIGRHGYLIERNRIENGACPDCGVAIAGIGM; encoded by the coding sequence ATGCGGGAAGCGATGTTCTACGAGCGGCTGAATGATAACCTTGTCCGTTGCGGTCTGTGCCGACATCATTGCCAGATCGGTGACGGTGCCCGTGGCATCTGCGCAGTGCGGGAAAATCGGGGAGGAACTCTCTATTCTCTCGTCTACGGCAAGCTGGTGGCGGAAAACGTTGACCCCATCGAGAAAAAGCCCCTGTTCCACGTGCTGCCGGCAAGCAGGTCCTTTTCCATAGCCACGGTGGGGTGCAATTTCCGTTGCCGTCATTGCCAGAACTATTCGATATCGCAGGTACCCCCCAAAGCCCCCATCGTGGGTGAGGACCACTCGCCCCAATCGGTGATTCGGAAGGCTCAGGCCACAGGCTGCCGCTCCATTGCCTACACCTACACCGAACCGACCATTTTCTTCGAGTTTGCCTACGATACCGCCCGCCTCGCCAAGGAGGCCGGGCTTCTGAACGTGTTCGTCACCAACGGTTATATCTCGAAAAAGGCGCTGGCTACAGCGGCGCCGTACCTGGATGCGGCGAATATCGACCTGAAGGGATTCAGTGAGGGATTTTACCGCGACTACATCCATGCCCGACTTTCCGAAGTGCTCGACTCGATCGTGGAGCACCGGAAGCTCGACATCTGGCTTGAGCTGACCACGCTCATCATCCCGGGATTGAATGATTCAGATGAGGAACTGCAGGGAATCGCCTCGTTCATAGCGGGCAATCTGGGGGTGGATACCCCCTGGCATGTGACCCAGTTCTATCCCACCTACCAGTTGACCGACCGGCCCCGGACCCCGGTGGCAACCCTGCGCCGGGCACGGGACATCGGCAAGGCGGCAGGGTTGCGCTATGTGTACGAAGGAAATGTCCCCGGTGAGGGGGGGGAGAATACTTTTTGCCCTTCCTGTGCCGCCCTGCTGATCGGCCGCCACGGGTATCTCATTGAAAGGAACAGGATCGAAAACGGAGCCTGTCCCGACTGTGGCGTCGCCATAGCGGGCATCGGCATGTGA
- a CDS encoding TraR/DksA family transcriptional regulator — protein MVRLSRERHERLEKLLMAEKTRLWTEVRRELFETLGQELRSQYDLPQDVGERSLIDVLADTGLVVADIRRQELTRMEDAMGRLAEGVYGVCEECGAEIGEERLRVVPYATHCVSCQARQEGPPHGSGVTL, from the coding sequence ATGGTGCGGTTGTCACGAGAGCGCCATGAGCGTCTTGAAAAGCTGCTCATGGCTGAGAAGACCAGGCTGTGGACCGAAGTCAGGAGGGAGCTGTTCGAAACTCTCGGGCAGGAGTTGCGCAGTCAGTACGATCTGCCGCAGGATGTCGGGGAGCGGAGCCTTATCGACGTCCTGGCCGATACGGGATTGGTCGTGGCCGATATCCGGCGCCAGGAGTTGACCCGAATGGAAGATGCCATGGGTAGACTGGCGGAGGGTGTCTACGGAGTTTGCGAGGAGTGTGGTGCTGAGATCGGGGAGGAGCGGCTGCGGGTGGTTCCGTACGCGACGCATTGCGTCAGTTGTCAGGCCCGGCAGGAAGGTCCGCCTCATGGGTCGGGCGTGACCCTCTGA
- a CDS encoding mechanosensitive ion channel family protein has protein sequence MRFVIVIVALLAGLLATPLCSADMPVVSENSLAQAPAAVTLGGKPLFYVRHRALSLMPRERAALISERLVRLARSPLVSPADVHAVEAETVTDIIAGDTLILTVTDDDARAEGKTRHELVQSYSDVIRKALEDYHNDYSVHSLIKGAGLTIAVTILLALLLLIIKRSYPVVRNTIESWSGTRIRDLKIQSFEIVSAGRITQVILSAVRWIRILAVFLLVCVYLLSVLSFFPWTRRFAPLLLHYLTNPLAITVKAVADYLPNLFFIAVIVVIAYFISRLLKVVIGEIGKGTITIPGFFPEWAEPTYKICRFLVIAFAVTVAFPYLPGSESPAFKGISIFLGVLFSLGSTSAVANVVAGIIITYMRAYRIGDRIKVGETVGDVVEKNLLITRLRTIKNVDVTIPNSLLLSSHVVNYSSSAQEYGLILNTSVTIGYDTPWRQVHELLISAARRTEHVLELPEPFILQTALNDFYVTYELNAYTDKPNRMANLYSQLHQNIQDAFNEAGVEIMSPHYSQLRDGNTVTVPEQFRPAGYVPPSFRVSKTDD, from the coding sequence ATGCGCTTCGTGATCGTGATAGTCGCCCTGCTGGCTGGCTTGCTGGCGACCCCGCTGTGTTCGGCAGACATGCCGGTGGTGAGCGAGAATTCCCTGGCCCAGGCTCCGGCGGCAGTTACCTTGGGCGGCAAGCCTCTCTTTTACGTGCGGCATCGCGCCCTTTCGCTGATGCCCCGGGAGCGGGCCGCTCTCATCTCCGAGCGGTTGGTGCGCCTTGCGCGTTCGCCTCTGGTGTCTCCGGCAGATGTTCATGCCGTTGAGGCCGAGACGGTTACCGATATCATCGCGGGTGACACGCTGATCCTGACCGTAACCGATGACGATGCCCGTGCCGAAGGGAAGACAAGGCACGAACTGGTGCAATCGTATAGTGACGTTATTCGCAAGGCGTTGGAGGACTATCACAACGACTATTCGGTCCACAGCCTGATCAAGGGAGCCGGCTTAACCATTGCTGTCACGATCCTGCTGGCTCTGCTGCTCCTGATCATCAAGCGGTCGTACCCCGTGGTGCGAAACACCATCGAGTCATGGAGCGGTACCAGGATCCGGGATCTGAAAATCCAGTCTTTCGAAATTGTCTCGGCCGGTCGGATAACTCAGGTCATCCTCAGCGCGGTCCGGTGGATCAGGATCCTGGCTGTTTTCCTGCTCGTGTGCGTCTATCTCCTGTCGGTGCTGAGCTTTTTCCCTTGGACCAGGCGTTTTGCCCCCCTGCTCCTGCATTACCTGACCAATCCGTTGGCAATCACGGTAAAGGCCGTGGCCGATTATCTGCCCAACCTGTTCTTCATCGCGGTCATTGTTGTGATTGCCTACTTTATCAGCCGATTGTTGAAGGTCGTGATCGGTGAAATCGGCAAGGGCACCATAACCATTCCCGGATTTTTCCCAGAATGGGCGGAACCGACCTACAAGATCTGCCGTTTTCTGGTGATTGCATTCGCGGTTACCGTGGCGTTCCCCTATCTTCCCGGCTCGGAATCGCCCGCGTTCAAGGGGATCTCCATCTTTCTCGGGGTCCTCTTTTCACTGGGGTCGACGTCGGCGGTAGCCAACGTAGTGGCGGGAATCATCATTACCTACATGCGTGCGTACCGCATTGGGGATCGGATCAAGGTGGGGGAGACGGTGGGAGACGTTGTTGAGAAAAACCTGCTCATTACGAGGCTGAGAACGATCAAGAACGTGGACGTGACCATACCCAACTCGTTGCTGCTTTCCAGCCACGTGGTCAACTACAGTTCTTCGGCCCAGGAATACGGGCTGATCCTCAATACCAGCGTCACCATCGGGTATGACACGCCTTGGCGGCAGGTCCACGAGCTGTTGATCAGTGCCGCCCGCCGTACCGAGCACGTGCTTGAGCTGCCCGAACCGTTCATTCTCCAGACAGCGCTCAACGATTTCTACGTGACCTATGAACTGAACGCTTACACGGACAAGCCGAACCGGATGGCAAACCTGTATTCGCAGCTTCACCAGAATATTCAGGATGCGTTCAATGAGGCCGGGGTCGAGATCATGTCGCCCCACTACTCCCAGCTGCGCGACGGCAACACGGTTACGGTTCCGGAGCAGTTCCGGCCGGCCGGCTACGTGCCGCCATCGTTCCGGGTGAGCAAGACGGATGACTGA
- the queD gene encoding 6-carboxytetrahydropterin synthase QueD, with translation MYRLTIHTSFAAAHCLINYQGDCENLHGHNWRVEVSVTARELDKAGLGIDFKVLKQETNGLLRTLDHKYLNELEPFKEISPSSENISRYLYHELSRRLNDGNVTVESITVWESDNAAATYYE, from the coding sequence ATGTATAGACTGACGATTCACACCTCGTTCGCCGCGGCACACTGCCTCATCAATTATCAGGGAGACTGCGAGAATCTGCACGGCCACAACTGGCGCGTAGAAGTATCGGTCACGGCCCGCGAACTGGACAAGGCCGGACTGGGTATCGATTTCAAGGTGCTCAAGCAGGAAACCAACGGCCTGCTGCGGACCCTGGACCACAAGTACCTCAATGAACTGGAGCCGTTCAAAGAGATATCGCCGTCGTCCGAAAACATCTCCCGCTACCTCTACCACGAGCTGTCCCGCCGCCTCAATGACGGCAACGTGACAGTTGAGAGCATCACTGTCTGGGAATCGGACAACGCAGCGGCCACCTACTATGAGTAA
- a CDS encoding phenylacetate--CoA ligase has product MQIWDQQYECMQREELEQLQLERLQATLNRAFKNVTCYRNKFTERGIVPEDIQSLDDLKKLPFTTKEDLRLNYPYGMFAVPLREVVRIHSSSGTTGKPTVVGYTKHDIKVWSNLVARFMTAAGVTHDDVVQIAFGYGLFTGAFGLHYGAEAIGASVIPMSAGNTEKQIMIMQDYKTTALVCTPSYAITIADRMEKMGVDPKSLSLKVGLFGAEPWSEAMRKEIENRLFVSATDNYGLSEIIGPGVAGDCEYKCGMHISEDAFIAEIIDPETGEVLPPGSVGELVLTTLTKEAFPMIRYRTRDITSLDYSPCACGRTNVRMKKTMGRSDDMLIVKGVNVFPSQIEEILFAIEGCEPHYQIVLERHGALDVLEVHIEVTENIFFDEMKKQKAFLEMVEKRIDSVLGVGATVKLVEPNSIPRHEGKAQRVIDNRKI; this is encoded by the coding sequence ATGCAGATCTGGGATCAACAGTACGAATGCATGCAGAGAGAGGAGCTGGAACAGCTCCAGCTTGAACGGCTCCAGGCAACACTCAACAGGGCGTTCAAGAACGTTACCTGTTACCGCAACAAATTCACCGAACGAGGCATTGTTCCCGAAGACATCCAGTCGCTGGACGACCTGAAGAAACTCCCGTTCACCACCAAGGAAGATCTGCGCCTGAACTACCCTTACGGCATGTTCGCGGTCCCACTGCGGGAAGTGGTGCGGATTCATTCGTCATCCGGCACCACCGGCAAGCCGACTGTGGTCGGCTATACCAAGCACGACATCAAGGTCTGGTCCAACTTGGTGGCCCGCTTCATGACCGCTGCGGGTGTCACCCACGATGACGTGGTCCAGATCGCCTTCGGCTACGGCTTGTTCACCGGCGCCTTCGGTCTTCACTACGGCGCGGAGGCCATTGGCGCATCGGTCATCCCCATGAGTGCCGGCAACACCGAAAAGCAGATCATGATCATGCAGGACTACAAGACCACGGCCCTCGTCTGCACCCCCAGCTATGCCATCACCATTGCCGACCGGATGGAAAAGATGGGGGTCGATCCGAAAAGCCTTTCGCTGAAGGTCGGTCTCTTTGGGGCCGAGCCCTGGTCTGAGGCAATGCGCAAGGAGATCGAGAACCGCCTCTTCGTCAGCGCCACCGACAACTATGGCCTGTCCGAAATCATCGGCCCGGGCGTGGCCGGCGACTGCGAGTACAAGTGCGGCATGCACATCTCAGAGGATGCTTTTATCGCGGAAATCATCGACCCTGAAACCGGGGAGGTGCTGCCGCCGGGAAGCGTCGGAGAGCTGGTGCTGACCACCCTCACCAAAGAAGCGTTTCCCATGATCCGTTACCGGACCCGCGACATTACGAGTCTGGACTACTCGCCGTGCGCATGCGGCAGAACCAATGTGCGGATGAAGAAGACCATGGGCCGCAGCGACGACATGCTTATCGTCAAGGGGGTTAATGTCTTCCCCTCCCAGATCGAAGAGATCCTCTTCGCCATCGAGGGGTGCGAGCCCCATTACCAGATCGTTCTGGAGCGTCACGGAGCGCTGGATGTGCTCGAAGTGCACATCGAAGTGACCGAGAACATTTTCTTCGACGAGATGAAGAAGCAGAAGGCCTTCCTGGAGATGGTGGAAAAGCGGATAGACTCGGTCCTCGGCGTGGGGGCAACAGTGAAGCTCGTGGAGCCCAACAGCATTCCGCGCCACGAGGGCAAGGCCCAGCGGGTCATAGACAACCGGAAAATCTGA